The Stomatobaculum sp. F0698 genomic sequence AAGTCTCCTGAATTTCCGAACGCTGTTTGCCGTCCGAGCACTTCTTCGTGAAGCGGACCTTAATCTTGGTCTGCAGTGTGATCTCGTGGTTCGCGTAAGCGAGCAACGCCTCGTTCGGGCTCTTGAAGCACATACCCTCGCCCTTTGCGCCGTCGCGCTGCTGGGTCAGGTAGTAGATGCCGAGAACCATATCCTGGGACGGAACCGCGACCGGTCCGCCGTCCGAGGGCTTTAAGAGGTTATTCGGCGAGAGCATGAGGAAGCGGCACTCCGACTGCGCCTCGACCGAGAGCGGCAGGTGGACTGCCATCTGGTCGCCGTCAAAGTCCGCGTTAAATGCGGTACAAACGAGCGGGTGAAGCTTGATTGCCTTACCCTCGACCAGAATCGGCTCGAAGGCCTGGATGCCGAGGCGGTGCAGGGTAGGTGCGCGGTTTAGCATGACCGGGTGCTCCTTGATGACCTCCTCGAGGACATCCCAGACCGCGGTCTCCATGCGCTCCACCATCTTCTTTGCGCTCTTTACGTTGTGTGCGGTGCCGTTCTCGACCAGCTCCTTCATGACAAAGGGCTTGAAGAGCTCGATTGCCATCTCCTTCGGGAGACCGCACTGGTAAATCTTTAACTCCGGTCCGACCACGATAACCGAACGGCCCGAGTAGTCAACTCGCTTTCCGAGCAGGTTCTGACGGAAGCGTCCCTGCTTACCCTTCAGCATGTCGGAGAGGGACTTTAAGGCGCGGTTTCCGGGTCCCGTGACCGGGCGGCCTCTTCTGCCGTTATCGATCAGGGCGTCGACCGCTTCCTGCAACATGCGCTTCTCGTTGCGGACGATGATATCCGGTGCGCCGAGGGTCAAAAGGCGCGCGAGGCGGTTGTTGCGGTTGATGATGCGGCGGTAGAGGTCGTTTAAGTCGCTCGTCGCAAAACGGCCGCCGTCGAGCTGCACCATGGGGCGGATGTCCGGCGGAATGACCGGAACAACGGTGAGTATCATCCACTCCGGGCGGTTGCCCGACTTACGGAAGGACTCCACAACCTCGAGGCGCTTGATGAGCTTGGCGCGCTTCTGACCCGAAGCGTTCTCGAGTTCCTCCTGCATCTCTGCGGATTCTTTCTCGAGGTCGATGTTCTTTAAGAGCTCGAGCACAGCCTCTGCGCCCATGCCCGCGCGGAACGCGCTGTCTCCGTACTGCTCCTCCGCCTCGCGGAACTCCTTCTCGGAGAGAATCTGCTTATAGGACAGGGCGGTGTCACCGCCGTCGAGCACCACATAGGAGGCAAAGTAGAGGATCTTCTCAAGGATGCGCGGCGAGAGATCCAGAATGAGACCCATGCGGCTCGGGATGCCCTTGAAGTACCAGATGTGGGAGACCGGCGCCGCGAGGGAGATGTGGCCCATGCGCTCTCTGCGCACGGAAGCCTTGGTCACCTCGACGCCGCAGCGGTCGCAAACCACACCCTTATAACGAATTTTCTTGTATTTTCCGCAGTGGCACTCCCAGTCCTTGCTCGGCCCGAAAATGCGCTCGCAGAACAGTCCATCCTTCTCCGGCTTTAAAGTTCTGTAGTTGATGGTCTCCGGCTTTTTGACCTCGCCGTGCGACCACTCCAGAATCTTCTCCGGAGACGCAAGCCCAATGCGGATGGCGTCAAACGTAATCGGCTCGTAACTTGTTGTTGTTTCAGGCATTCAGTACAGCCTCCTTCTTCCTTGAAACTGTGAAGCGCGCTTACGCTTCGCCCTGTGTGTCGTCTTCCGCTGCTTCTTCTCCGACGTTCACAAGTTCGCCGTCTTTAAACTCCTGGGTCGAATAGCCCGCTTCCGCGAAGCCATCCTCGTCACGGTACCGCCTGGAATCGCCCTCGAGAATGGAGCGCATGCTCACATTTTCCTCGTCGACATTTTCTTTCAGTTCCACTTCTTCGCCATCCTCGCGGAGCACTCTCACATCGAGGCCCAACGCCTGCAGCTCGCGGAGCAAGACCTTGAAGGATTCCGGCACACCTGCCTGCGGAATGTTCTGGCCCTTGATGATGGCCTCGTAGGTCTTGACACGGCCCACGACATCGTCCGACTTGAAGGTCAGAATCTCCTGCAGGGTGTAGGCTGCGCCGTACGCCTCGAGTGCCCAGACCTCCATCTCTCCGAAACGCTGACCGCCGAACTGCGCCTTACCGCCGAGCGGCTGCTGCGTGACCATCGCATAGGGGCCGGTGGAACGCGCGTGAATCTTATCGTCAACCAGATGGTGAAGTTTCAGGTAGTGCATGAAGCCGATCGTTGTCTCGCCCTCAAAGGGTTCGCCGGTGCGTCCGTCGCGGAGCTGCACCTTTCCGTTTCTCTGAATCGGAACACCCTTCCACTCCTCGCGGTGATCGAGATGTTCTTCGAGGTAGTCCATGACCTCGGGGTTCAAGACCTCGCCGTACTTCGCCTTGAAGTCTTCAAAGCTGCCGTTCGCGTAGTCGTTTGCCATCTCGAGCATGTCCATGATGTCGTTCTCGTCCGCGCCGTCAAAGACCGGGGAGCTCACGTTGAAGCCGAGCACCTTAGCCGCAAGCGAGAAGTGAATCTCCTTGACCTGACCGATGTTCATACGCGACGGAACGCCGAGCGGGTTCAGCACGATATCCAGCGGGCGGCCGTTCGGCAGGAAGGGCATGTCCTCCACCGGAAGCACGCGCGACACGACACCTTTGTTGCCGTGACGGCCTGCCATCTTATCGCCGACCGAAATCTTTCTCTTCTGTGCGATGTAAATGCGGACGTTCTGGTTCACACCCGGAGAGAGCTCATCGCCGTTCTCTCTCGTAAAGACGCGCGCCTCCACGACGGTGCCGTAAGCGCCGTGCGGAACCTTGAGCGAGGTATCTCTGACCTCCCTGGCCTTCTCACCGAAGATTGCGCGGAGCAGTCTCTCCTCCGCCGTCAACTCGGTCTCGCCCTTCGGCGTCACCTTGCCGACCAGTATATCTCCGGCGCGCACCTCCGCACCGATGCGGATGATGCCGTTCTCATCGAGGTCCTTCAGCGCGTCGTCGCCGACACCCGGGACATCTCGCGTAATTTCCTCCGCACCGAGCTTCGTATCACGCGATGCGCACTCATACTCCTCAATGTGAATCGAGGTGAAGACATCGTTCTGTACGAGGCGCTCGGAAAGAAGCACGGCATCCTCGTAGTTATATCCCTCCCAGGTCATGAAGCCGATTAACGGGTTCTTGCCGAGACCGATCTCGCCGTCGTGGGTCGAAGGACCGTCCGCAATGACCTCGCCCGCTTCGACGTGGTCGCCCGCGTTCACGATGGGCTTCTGATTGTAGGAGTTCGACTGGTTCGAGCGCTGGAACTTCGTGAGTTTATAGTGCTCGATTTCGCCGTTGTCGTCACGGCGTATTGTGATCTCGCTGCCCGAGCTCATTACAACGGTACCCGCGTGGCGTACGACCTGGCAGACGCCGGAGTCGACCGCAGCTTTTGCCTCGATGCCGGTGCTGACAACCGGTGCATCCGTCAGCATGAGCGGAACCGCCTGACGCTGCATGTTCGAACCCATCAGCGCGCGGTTTGCGTCGTCGTTCTGGAGGAAGGGGACCATGCTCGTCGCGACCGAGAAGACCATCTTCGGCGAGACGTCCATGAGGTCGATGAGGCGCTTCTGGAAGGCCGAAGTCTCGTCCATGTAACGGCCGGAGACATTGTTGTGAATGAAGTGCCCCTCTTCGTCGAGCGGCTCGTTTGCCTGCGCGACAAAGAACTCGTCCTCCTCATCCGCGGTGAGATACACGACATCGTCCGTGACGCGCGGATTCTTCGGATCCTCGGACTTGTCGACCACGCGGTAAGGCGCCTCGATGAAGCCGTAGGGATTAATGCGCGCATAGCTTGCGAGCGAGTTGATGAGACCGATGTTCGGACCCTCGGGGGTCTCGATCGGGCACATTCTGCCGTAGTGCGTGTAGTGGACGTCTCGGACCTCGAAACCTGCGCGGTCTCTCGAGAGACCGCCCGGACCGAGGGCCGAGAGTCTTCTCTTATGCGTGAGCTCCGAGAGCGGGTTGTTCTGGTCCATGAACTGCGAGAGCTGCGAAGAACCGAAGAACTCCTTGACCGCCGCCGTGACCGGCTTGATGTTAATCAGGGACTGCGGCGTAATCTCGCTGATGTCCTGGGTGGTCATGCGCTCTCTGACCACGCGCTCCATACGGGACAGACCGATGCGGTACTGGTTCTGCAGGAGCTCGCCGACCGCGCGGATGCGGCGGTTGCCGAGGTGGTCGATATCGTCCGTCGTGCCGATGCCTTCTTCAATCTGCATGTTGTAGTTGATGGAGGCAAAAATATCTTCCCGCGTGATGTGCTTCGGAATCAGCTCATCCGCTTTTCGCTGCACATACTTCTTGACATCGGCTCCGTTTGCCTCTGCCTCCCGTATGACCTTCATGAGCGCCGGATAGTAGACCGGCTCCACAATGCCGTACTCGGTCGGATTCTCCATGTCGACGTAGTTGCGGATGTCGACCATGAGATTCGAGAGCACCTTTAAACGGCGGTCCTCCGAACTCGTTCCTCTTACGATGACAAAGGGAATGCCCGCATCCTGAATCTCGGTCGCGAGCTCTCTCGTGATCACCGTGCCGCTCTCCGCGAGAATCTCACCGGTGTTCGGGTCCACCGCGGCTTCCAGGAGCTCCTTGCCGACCACGCGGTTCTTTAAGTGGAGTTTCTTATTAAACTTATAGCGGCCCACGCGCGCAAGATCGTAGCGGCGCGGATCGAAGAACATCGAGTCCAGGAGACCGCGCGCGGATTCCACCGAAAGCGGTTCGCCCGGGCGAATCTTGCGGTAGAGCTCCAAGAGACCGTCCGAATAGTTGTCGGTCGAATCTTTCAGGAAGCTTGCCTCAAGCTTCGGCTCATCGCCGAACATCTCCTTGATTTCCGCATTCGTGCCGAGGCCGAGCGCACGGAGCAGCACCGTGACCGGCACCTTTCTCGTTCTGTCGACGCGCACGTTAAAGACATCGTTCGAATCGGTCTCGTACTCCAGCCAAGCGCCGCGGTTCGGGATGACCTGGCAGAAGTAGCATTCCTTGCCGACCTTATCGTGCTCAATGGTATAATAAATGCCGGGAGAACGAACCAACTGGCTTACGATGACGCGCTCCGCGCCGTTGATCACGAAGGAACCGGTGTCTGTCATGAGCGGCAGATCGCCCATGAACACCTCGTGCTCCTTGTGCTCATCCTTATCCTTATTATACAGCCGCACCTTAACCTTCATCGGGGCTGCATAGGTGGCATCCCGCTCCTTGCACTCCGCAATGCTGTACTTTGCCTCATCGCGGTAGAGCTGGAAATCCACAAAATCCAGACTGAGGTGTCCGGCAAAATCCTCAATGGGGAAAATATCGCGGAACACTTCCCGCAATCCCTCACCCAGGAACCAGTCGTACGAATCCTTCTGGATCTCTATGAGGTTTGGCATCTGCAAAACTTCCTTCTGACGGGAGAAGCTCATGCGAATGCCTTTTCCGGCTTTAATCGGACGCATATTGCTTTTTTCCATATTACGTTTCACCCCTGTTTTTTGAAAGACCTTCGGTTACCCGGCGGATTAAGGCCTAAAGGGCATACTTCGCCCCATAGGCCTATGAGTCCACAATAGTGCAATCTTCACTTTAACATTTCCCCTATCGGCTGTCAAGCGATGTCTTGCGTATTTATATTGACTCTGTTATAATTTCATAGCGTCCCTTTATTTTCGGGGAAGACGTAAATCCATAGTTAACGGGGGGATTCCAGACAATGATAAATACCGTAATCACGGTACTGCTCGTGCTCTTATCGATCGCGGCAGTCGCACTTGTCGTGATGTACTTTGTCGGCAGGCGCTTACAGGAAAAGCAGGCGGCTTCGCAGCCGGCCTTCGATGCGGCAAAGCAGCTCGTCACGATGCTGCCGATCGACAAAAAGAAGGTCCGCTTGAAAGAGGCGGGGTTCCCGAAACTGGTCTGGGAACAGACCCCCTTCTATCTCCGCTGGATGAAGGTTCCGGTCGTGAAAGCCAAAGTCGGACCGAAGATTATCACCATGATGGCGGATGAGACCGCTTTCCAGCAGCTTCCGCTGAAGCAGGAATGCAAGGTTATCGTGAGCGGCATCTACATCGTCGAAGTGAAGGGTGTCCGCGGCGGCGCGGTTCCCGCGGTGCCGAAGAAGCGCTCCCTCATGGATCGCATTCTTCGCAGAAGACGCTGAGACAGCACAAAAAACAGCAGGCGCGTCGGCGCCTGTTTTTTTTTATGTCTCGTCCCATGTTGTCTGTCTTCAGGCTTCTCCCGTATCGCCGCGCCGCGCGCGGATTTCGACCGCCATCTCACAGTCCTTCAGAAACTCTTCCTCCACATCCATCGCATAAATCACTTCCGCCCGGATGCAATCCTCCCCGATCTCAATGCGGAGATCCGAGGTCTTGATGCCGATCAAGAAGACGCCGTAGGGCGTGCGGTATTCGCAGACGGTTCTGCTTACGCTGTTTAAAAAGCGCAGTTCCGCCTTGCAGGCCCCCCGCTTCTCGATGCACATGGAGTTCCCGTCTATCCGGAGTGTATTCTCGGTTCCGAAGCCCGTGTCATCCAGGGGCTCTTCGTAGTAGATTTCATGCACCCCATCTTCGGTCCGGCGGTAGCGCCCGGGCACGAGGAGCTCCACATCTTCGCTCTCTCCGCCAAGCAGGTGCTTGCCGCTTATGGTCACCAGCACATCTTCCGTCATCGCTGTCTCTCTTCGTCAATATTCTTCGATTTCGATTTTCTTTGCTTCCAGCCTTTCGGTCGGCAAAATGGAGTTTGCAAAGTCCCGAAAGTTCTCGGCGAGATCGCTCACGTAGAAGCGATACTTCCCCTCCATATTCCCGTCTCCCGGGTTTAAGAGCTTTTCCCGCGCGAGTATATCCTTCAGTTCCAGCGCCGTCTCGTAGGCCGGGTTCACAAGCTTTACCTGATCTCCCATGATGCGCCCTATCGTGCCGCGGAGCAGCGGATAGTGTGTGCAGCCGAGCACCAGGGTGTCCACATACTTTTCCTTCAATTCCTGCAGATAGCGCGCCGCCATTTCATCCGTCACGCTGTCGTGAAGGAGTCCCTCTTCGACGAGCGGCACAAACATGGGGCAGGCTTTCTGGAACACGCGAAGCCCCGGAGCGAGGCTCTCGATTACCTTCGGGTATATTTCCGAGGAAACGGTGCCCCGGGTACCGATGACACCGATACGCCCGTTCTCGGTCGCGCGCACGGCGCTCAGCGCGCCGGCGTAAATCACGCCGATCACCGGGATATCGTTCTCCTCGGCAAGGGTTTTTAACGCGTGGGAGCTCGCCGTGTTGCAGGCAATGACGATGGCCTTCACGCCCTTGGTCTTTAAGAAGCGCACAATCTGCCGCGAGTAACGGATGACCGTATCTCTTGATTTTGCGCCGTAGGGCAGGCGCGCCGTGTCTCCGAAGTACACCATGCGCTCGTCCGGTATCTGTCGCATCAGCTCTCTCACAACCGTGAGACCGCCGACGCCGGAATCAAACACGCCGATCGGTGCGCGCGCATCAACGGCAAAATGCTCGCGGCGTTCCCGCTTCGGCACATAGAGTTTGACCGGATCCTGCTCGTCAAACACCCCGCCGTTCATTCAGGCCTCTCTCTCCAGCGCAAGCTCCATGAGCTCCTTGACCAGCGCCTTCTTGTCCTTACCGCGCGCCTCAAAAAGCATCGGGTACATACTGATCGAAGTAAAGCCCGGCATGGTATTGATCTCGTTAAAGATGACCTTGCCCTCGGCGGTCACAAAGAAGTCGACGCGGGACAGGCCGTAGCCGTCGAGCGCCTCGAAAATACGCACCGCCGATCGACGAACCTCCTCCGCGCTGCCTTCCGGGAGCTCCGGGTCCACAACGGTCTTCGACTCCTGGCTGAAGTACTTGGCATCGTAGTCATAGAAATCGGCCGCAGCCAAAATCTCGCCGACACCGCTCGCCTGTACCGGCCGAGCACCGCCGCCGAGCACCGCGCACTCAATCTCGCGTCCCACAATGCACTCCTCGACCAGAATGCGGCTGTCAAAACGCGCCGCTTCGCGGAAGGCCTCGGAGAGTTCCTCTCTGCCGTGCACCTTGGTCACGCCGCAGCTGGAGCCCGCATTGCAGGGCTTCACAAAGACCGGATAGGAGAAAAGGCTCTCGGTGCGCTCAATGACGGCGCACATATCTTTTAACATCTCCCGCGTCACCAGAAGGAAATCCGCCTGGGTAATGCCGAGGGAGTGTACGACCAGCTTCGTAATCCCCTTGTCCATGCCGACCGCGGACGCCGTGACCCCGCAGCCCACAAAGGGAATTTTTGCGAGTTTGCATAGGCCCTGAATGGTTCCGTCCTCGCCGTAGAGGCCGTGCAGGATCGGAAACACAAGGTCTATCTTCACGCGGGTAATCGCGGCCTGCTCATGAATCATGAGGCACTGTTCCGTCGCATCCGGTGAGAGCACGGCACCGATTCTCGACTCTCTCCAGCTGCCGTTCTCTATGTCTTCGACCCGATTCACCTTGACCCAGTGCCCCTCCTTCGTGATGCCGACCAACACGAGATCATAGGCTTCGCGGTCAATGTTGTGAATGATATTGATCGCAGAGCGGCAGGAAATCTCGTGCTCCGAGGACTGCCCGCCGAATAGTACCGCAACTGTCTTCTTGCTCATCTTTTCTTTGCCTCTTTTCGCTTTTCGCTTTTCTTTTCCAGAAGTTCCATGCTCAGCTTTTTGGAGATGGTGAGCTCCTGATTGTCAATATGCTCGCGCATGGTGCGGCGCGCGAGCTCAATATTCCGCGTCTTTACCGCCGTCAAAATCTGCTCGTGCTCATGGAGCAAAATCTGACGCTTTCCCGTATCCTTGATGTACTCCAGACGATAGCGGTACATCTGATCGCGCAGGTTGTTCAACATCTGCACGAGTTTGTCGTTGTAGGTGCCCGCATAAATCGAGTCGTGAAAGAGCTCGTCCGCCTGTGCGATTCGTATCATATCCTTTGCATCGACCGCCTCGCGGAAACTGACGCGCGCCGATTCAAGCCGTTCGATATCGTCCGCATCCATGCGCTCCACCGCGAGTTCCACCGCGAGATCTTCGAGCGCGCGGCGCACTTCGAGTACGTCCCTTAGGCTCTTCTCCGTGATGCCGGCCACCTCCGCGCCGCGCCGCGGTATCATGGTGACCAGACCCTCGAGCTCCAGCTTTCGTATGGCCTCGCGAATCGGCGTGCGGCTCACCCCGAGCTTCTTCGCGAGCTGAATTTCCATCAGGCGCTCTCCGGGTTCCATCTCGCCCTTCAATATGGCCTGCCGCAGGGTGTGAAATACGACGTCGCGAAGCGGCATATACTCATTGACGGTCATCTTAAATTCTTCCGGCATGGCGCCTCCTTCCTATACTGCGCGTTCATACGGTAGACGCGCTGACTTCTTCCGTTGAAACCGGGCGGCAGAGGAAAAATGCCGCTTCCGGAAATTGCTGCTGTCCCGCCGCGATGCAAGCAAGCGCTTTGTCCCGTTCCTCCGCGCCGAATACGGCGTAGAGAGCCGCACCGCTGCCGCTCATCGACGCGCCGAGCGCGCCGCTCCCCGCTAAGAAACGCTTGTAATCGATGAGCGCCGGCTTTAATTCCATGGCCGGGCGCTCGAGCGCGTTTTGCAGCGAGGCGCCGAGCAGGGTGAGATTCTGCCCGCGAAGCGCGTTCCGAAGCAGGGTTACATCGGGTTGCTCCCAGGGGGCCATGGCCGAGAGCGAGAGCGCTGCGTAGACCTCCTTGGTCGAACTGCCGAAGGGCGGTTTCACCACGACCAGTTCACAGGGGGGCAGGGCCGGAAGGGGGGAGAGTTCTTCTCCGATTCCCTCCGCAAGCGCCGTGCCGCCCGTCACCAAGAAGGGCACATCAGCCCCGAGCGGCAGGGCAAGCGCTCTCAGCTCCGCGTCGGAGAGCGGAAGCGCATAGAGAATGCGGAGCGCCCGGAGCACCGCTGCCGCATCCGCCGAGCCGCCGCCGAGCCCCGCCTCCTCCGGAATCTGTTTCCTCAGTTCGATTCGGATACCGCCCTTCAACGCGCAATGACGAAACACGGCAAGCGCGGCCCGCACCGCGAGGTTTCGCTCATCGGTCGGGAGCGAGGGACGGTCGCAGAGCAAGTGTACGCCCTCTTCTTCGGTTTTCGTGAGGAGCAGTTCATCGGCGAGACTGATGGTCTGCATGCCCGAGCGCAGCAGGTGATAGCCATCCTCCCGCTTCCCCAGGATTTCCAAGCCCAGGTTAATCTTTGCGAAGGCCCGCGTGCGGACACTCTCTCTTCCTGTCTCCATTGCCCTTCCCCTATCTGTATCTTCTGCTTCGCGCCGATTTTCGTCTTTTGTATACAAAACTTCAGCGCTGTATAAAAAGGCGGCACTGAGGCGCGCCGCCCGCACGGTTCCACTGCTCTTTGATTTTCTCGGCCGCAGCGAGTCCTGCCCGATTTTCCGGCGCGACGCGTATCTTGGCTACCGTAAACCCGAGCTCTTCCGCTGCGTAGCGAAGGGCCGCAAGCGCGGCTTCCGTCGCATATCCCTGTCCCCTCGACTCACGCAGCAGGGCATAGCCGAGTTCCGGAGGCTCCTCCGGCGAAAATCCGACCAGCCCGAGGAACTGCGCCTCGCGCGCTTCGTTCGTGCGCCGAAACAGCGCCCAGAGACCATAGTCGAAAAACGCATACTGTGTCTCAATGTAGCGCCTAAGAAAAGCCGCCTCTTTGAGGCCCTCCCAGTCGCCGCCGAGAAAACGGCTCTCGCGTTCGGAAAGTTCAAATCGCCTAAGGGCCGGAAGGTCTCCCATCGAGAGCTCGCGGAGAAAGAGTCGCTCTGTCTCCGCAATCGGCGCGGGGCGGCCGCACTTTCGGCAAGCCGCCCGAAGGAGTAGGCTCTCGGTCACCGCCTCCCAATCCGTCACATTGACATCGCCCCGCCAGGGCTCATCCGAGACGGTCACGCCGACCTGCGCCCCGTCTTCGAGCGGAACCTCATACGTTTTCGTCAATACTCGATTTCCGGCAGCTTCTCCGGCTCCGGGTAGTTCTCCCCGAAGGTCTCCGCCGTGATGCTCTTGATTCTCTGATCTTTGAGCGGCTTATCCGCCGCATCGGTTTCGGTGCAGGCAATGCGATCCAACACATCCTCGCCCTCAATCAGCTTGCCGAAGGCCGCATAGCCGCCGTCCAGATGCGGCGCTGCCTTGTGCATGATGAAGAACTGGCTGCCCGCGGAATCCGGAATCGAGGTGCGCGCCATCGAAATCACGCCTCTCTCGTGCTTTAAGTCGTTCTGCACGCCGTTCTGCTTGAACTCGCCCTTAATCACATAGCCGGGGCCGCCCTCGCCGTTGCCAATCGGGCAACCGCCCTGAATCATGAAGCCTTCAATGACGCGGTGAAAAATGATGCCGTCATAGAAGCCCTTCTTCACGAGATCCAGAAAATTGTTGACCGTAGTCGGTGCAATCTCCGGATAGAGCTCCACCTTCATAATGCCGCCGTCTTCCATGGTAATTGTTACGACCGGATGTTTCATTGTAAGCTTCCTCCTTGTGATTGTATCTTCATAAAAACATAGCCTTATTATAGCGGGAACTTACACACTTGTCCATTGCGGGAAACGAGACAAGAAAAAGGACAGGCCTCTCACGAAGTCTGTCCTTTGTTTTCTCTTATTTTTCACGCTCTCGCGCTGTCTTGCTCAAGTTCCTTGTAGGCACTGCGCAAAGCCGCGAGCGGCAGGCCGACCACATTGCTGTACTCGCCCTCAATCTTCTCGACAAAGCAGGCAAAGCGCCCTTGAATGCCGTAGGCACCGGCCTTGTCCATGGGCTCGCCGCTGTCAACATAGGCCTGAATTTCATCCTCCGTCATCGGCGCGACATGAACCCGGGTTTCCGCCGCAAAGACCCGCTCCTTGTTTTCTCCGGCGAGGAGCAGCGCGACACCGGTGTAGACCTCATGCGCTCTGCCCTGCAGACTGCGAAGCATCTCCGCCGCCGCCGCGCTGTCCTTCGGCTTTCCGAGTATCGCGCCGTCCAGCACCACGACAGTGTCCGCGCCGATTACCAGCGTTCCGTCCGTCTCCGTCGCGGCGACTAAGCCCGCCTTCCGGCGCGCGAGTTCCTGCACAAAACGCGCGGGGTCCCGCTCCGAAGAATGCTCATCCGCTTCGCTCGGCCGCACGCCCGGGCAGAGCCCGAGCTGGCGGAGCAGTTCCAGGCGGCGCGGCGACGCCGAAGCCAGCACGATTTCTCTGTCTTCGAGTCGCATCAGCGGAGTACCTGGTCGCCGTCCTTTGCGACCACATGGGTCTTCACGCCGAGCTGACGCATCCAGCCTCTCACCTCAAGCGTGCGCCAGTTTCCGCTGTTTAAACCGCCGCCGTTGTTGTTCTCCCAGAGCCAAATCGGCGTGGGCCAGAGGCAGATGGTCGGCTTGACCACCTCGTAGACATTGCGTCCCACACCCTGCTGACCGTGGTGTGCCATCTGCACGATATCCGCCTGCAAGGCACCCGGATTGTTCGCATACTCCGCGACCAGCTGATTACCCGCCTGCACACCCATATCGCCGAGGAAGAGCACTCTGCGGCTGCTGACATCCAGACGATACGCAACCGAAGAATTGTTGATCGAGTTCACACTCGAGAGATAGGGATCGTTCATGACATTGACGGTCACATCGTCGATTGCGATGTTATCGCCCTTGTGAACCGTGTGTCTCGCGCTCTCCGGCAGGGTCTCGATTGCGCTTCGGCACTGCGCGACCATGTCCGCACGGTAGGCCTCGTTCGTGTTGTACCACTCCTGCGGCTGGAAGTTATAGTAGACCGCATCGATCGTGATGCCGCTGTTCGCATCCTGTAAAATCTTGGTCAGCGCGCCCACATGGTCCGAGTGCGGGTGCGTGATAAACCATGCGCTCACACGGCCGCCCTTTGCGCGAAGCACTTCCTTCAAATGCTCGGTGTCATGCTCGGTGCCGCCGTCAAAGACTATGACCTTACCGCTCTTGGTAGTCACGACGAAGCTCATCATCTGGCTTGCCGAGCGCGGTGCGACCAGCATAAGCTCATCGCCGCCGAAGAGTGTACTCGTGACAACCTTTACCTCCCCGGTGTTCACACCGGAGCCGTGGGATGCA encodes the following:
- a CDS encoding GNAT family N-acetyltransferase encodes the protein MTKTYEVPLEDGAQVGVTVSDEPWRGDVNVTDWEAVTESLLLRAACRKCGRPAPIAETERLFLRELSMGDLPALRRFELSERESRFLGGDWEGLKEAAFLRRYIETQYAFFDYGLWALFRRTNEAREAQFLGLVGFSPEEPPELGYALLRESRGQGYATEAALAALRYAAEELGFTVAKIRVAPENRAGLAAAEKIKEQWNRAGGAPQCRLFIQR
- a CDS encoding peptidylprolyl isomerase, which gives rise to MKHPVVTITMEDGGIMKVELYPEIAPTTVNNFLDLVKKGFYDGIIFHRVIEGFMIQGGCPIGNGEGGPGYVIKGEFKQNGVQNDLKHERGVISMARTSIPDSAGSQFFIMHKAAPHLDGGYAAFGKLIEGEDVLDRIACTETDAADKPLKDQRIKSITAETFGENYPEPEKLPEIEY
- the ispE gene encoding 4-(cytidine 5'-diphospho)-2-C-methyl-D-erythritol kinase; its protein translation is METGRESVRTRAFAKINLGLEILGKREDGYHLLRSGMQTISLADELLLTKTEEEGVHLLCDRPSLPTDERNLAVRAALAVFRHCALKGGIRIELRKQIPEEAGLGGGSADAAAVLRALRILYALPLSDAELRALALPLGADVPFLVTGGTALAEGIGEELSPLPALPPCELVVVKPPFGSSTKEVYAALSLSAMAPWEQPDVTLLRNALRGQNLTLLGASLQNALERPAMELKPALIDYKRFLAGSGALGASMSGSGAALYAVFGAEERDKALACIAAGQQQFPEAAFFLCRPVSTEEVSASTV
- a CDS encoding ComEC/Rec2 family competence protein, with product MRKLLRRTAALTLALLTFAAGTVRADVVQRGASAATTAAQTESTVEGGTVVDQSAVGVSESTTATVTQAAASHGSGVNTGEVKVVTSTLFGGDELMLVAPRSASQMMSFVVTTKSGKVIVFDGGTEHDTEHLKEVLRAKGGRVSAWFITHPHSDHVGALTKILQDANSGITIDAVYYNFQPQEWYNTNEAYRADMVAQCRSAIETLPESARHTVHKGDNIAIDDVTVNVMNDPYLSSVNSINNSSVAYRLDVSSRRVLFLGDMGVQAGNQLVAEYANNPGALQADIVQMAHHGQQGVGRNVYEVVKPTICLWPTPIWLWENNNGGGLNSGNWRTLEVRGWMRQLGVKTHVVAKDGDQVLR
- a CDS encoding Maf family protein; the encoded protein is MRLEDREIVLASASPRRLELLRQLGLCPGVRPSEADEHSSERDPARFVQELARRKAGLVAATETDGTLVIGADTVVVLDGAILGKPKDSAAAAEMLRSLQGRAHEVYTGVALLLAGENKERVFAAETRVHVAPMTEDEIQAYVDSGEPMDKAGAYGIQGRFACFVEKIEGEYSNVVGLPLAALRSAYKELEQDSARA